The proteins below come from a single Aptenodytes patagonicus chromosome 2, bAptPat1.pri.cur, whole genome shotgun sequence genomic window:
- the FOXF2 gene encoding forkhead box protein F2 yields the protein MTTESGQQRLEPPVPLRSCSPAPGALQMSRPPSSALETSTSSSSTSTSSSSSSSAAAASSKSKKASSGLRRPEKPPYSYIALIVMAIQSSPSKRLTLSEIYQFLQARFPFFRGSYQGWKNSVRHNLSLNECFIKLPKGLGRPGKGHYWTIDPASEFMFEEGSFRRRPRGFRRKCQALKPMYRMMNGLGFGASILPQGFDFQAPPASLACHSNGYNLDMMPNAMASGYEGLSGGHHVPHMSPNPGSSYMASCPVTANGDYGPDSSSSPVPSSPAMASAIECHSPYTSPSAHWTASGASPYIKQQGLPAANTASSGIHSSVPSYSLEQGYLHQSPRDDLSVGLPRYQHHPSPVCDRKDFVLNFNGISSFHPSASGSYYHHHHHQSVCQDIKPCVM from the exons ATGACCACCGAGAGCGGCCAGCAGCGGCTGGAGCCCCCCGTCCCTCTCCGCTCCTGCAGCCCGGCTCCCGGAGCTCTCCAGATGAGCCGGCCGCCCTCCTCCGCCCTGGAgacctccacctcctcttcctccacctccacctcctcctcctcctcctcctcggcggcggcggcgtcctCCAAGAGCAAGAAGGCCAGCTCGGGGCTGCGGCGGCCCGAGAAGCCCCCCTACTCCTACATCGCCCTCATCGTCATGGCCATCCAGAGCTCGCCCTCCAAGCGCCTGACCCTCAGCGAGATCTACCAGTTCCTGCAGGCCCGCTTCCCCTTCTTCCGCGGCTCCTACCAGGGCTGGAAGAACTCCGTGCGCCACAACCTCTCCCTCAACGAGTGCTTCATCAAGCTGCCCAAGGGCCTGGGCCGCCCGGGCAAGGGCCACTACTGGACCATCGACCCGGCCAGCGAGTTCATGTTCGAGGAGGGCTCCTTTCGACGGCGGCCCCGCGGCTTCAGGAGGAAATGCCAGGCGCTGAAGCCCATGTACCGCATGATGAACGGGCTGGGCTTCGGCGCCTCCATCCTCCCGCAGGGCTTCGACTTCCAGGCGCCCCCCGCCTCCCTCGCCTGCCACTCCAACGGCTACAACCTCGACATGATGCCCAACGCCATGGCCAGCGGCTACGAGGGACTCAGCGGCGGCCACCACGTCCCGCACATGTCGCCCAACCCCGGCTCGTCCTACATGGCCAGCTGCCCGGTGACTGCCAACGGGGACTACGGCCccgacagcagcagcagccccgtgcCCTCCTCGCCGGCCATGGCGAGCGCCATCGAGTGCCACTCGCCCTACACGAGCCCTTCGGCTCACTGGACAGCCTCGGGGGCCTCGCCCTACATAAAGCAGCAGGGCCTCCCCGCCGCCAACACCGCCTCCTCCGGCATCCACTCCAGCGTGCCCTCCTACTCCCTGGAGCAGGGCTACCTGCACCAGAGCCCCCGCGACGACCTCTCAG TGGGATTGCCTCGCTACCAGCATCACCCCTCCCCGGTGTGTGACAGGAAAGATTTTGTCCTCAATTTTAATGGCATTTCTTCGTTTCACCCTTCCGCTAGTGGATCTTACtaccaccatcaccaccatcaAAGCGTCTGTCAAGACATCAAGCCCTGCGTGATGTGA